AGGCGGTCCCGCCAAGGCTTGGATTGACGAGCGTCGCCACCGGACTGGCGCTGCCGGTCAGCGACTGGCCAACGGCCACGCCGATGCGTTTCAGGCCGAAGTCGAAACCAAGCACGACTATGACGCTCACGCGTGACCGGCGCGGCTGGCCAGTAGTGCCAGATCGACCCCGATCGACGCCGCCGCAGCCCGCCAGCGCTCTGCGACCGGCAGCTCGAACAACAGGTCGGATTGCGCTGACGCGGTCAGCCAGGCGTTGTCGGCCAGTTCCTGTTCCAGTTGCCCGGCGCCCCAGCCCGCGTAGCCCAGACAGACCAGATAGTCGCCGGGGCCGGATCCGCGGGCAATGGTCGCCAGCAGGTCCATGGAGCCGGTCAGGCCGATATCGCCGGTTACCGCCAGGGTCGAGTCCCAACGCCCCAGGGGTCGGTGCAGGATCAGAACAGCGTTGTCCTGGACCGGGCCA
The DNA window shown above is from Immundisolibacter sp. and carries:
- a CDS encoding YqgE/AlgH family protein; the protein is MPDALDLSHHLLIAMPALADGNFRQTVTYLCEHNEQGALGLIVNRPLDLTLGDLLHQIGLEPANAAIAAQPVYAGGPVQDNAVLILHRPLGRWDSTLAVTGDIGLTGSMDLLATIARGSGPGDYLVCLGYAGWGAGQLEQELADNAWLTASAQSDLLFELPVAERWRAAAASIGVDLALLASRAGHA